In one window of Alternaria dauci strain A2016 chromosome 7, whole genome shotgun sequence DNA:
- a CDS encoding 60S ribosomal protein eL19, whose product MGKLRSPNILNPHPSSKGAATLDTNHQDNQPAKMVNLRTQKRLAASVVGCGKRKIWLDPNETSEIANANSRQTVRKLVQDGLIIRKPVTMHSRARARELTAARRIGRHRGFGKRKGTKDARMPSQIVWMRRLRVLRRLLVKYRAAGKIDKHLYHELYLLSKGNTFKHKRALVEHIHKAKAEKARERAIQEEMDAKRAKTKAARERRQERVQQKRQAQLGDEE is encoded by the exons ATGGGAAAACTCCGTAGCC CGAATATTCTCAACCCCCATCCATCGTCAAAGGGTGCCGCGACTCTCGATACTAACCACCAGGACAACCAACCCGCCAAAAT GGTCAACCTCCGCACTCAGAAGCGCCTCGCGGCCTCCGTGGTCGGTTGCGGAAAGCGCAAGATCTGGCTCGACCCCAACGAGACCAGCGAAATCGCCAACGCCAACTCCCGCCAGACCGTCCGCAAGCTCGTCCAGGATGGTCTCATCATCCGCAAGCCCGTCACCATGCACTCGCGTGCCCGCGCCCGGGAGCTGACCGCCGCTCGACGAATTGGCCGCCACCGTGGTTTCGGTAAGAGGAAGGGTACCAAGGACGCTCGTATGCCAAG CCAAATCGTCTGGATGCGCCGTCTCCGTGTCCTCCGCCGTCTCCTCGTCAAGTACCGTGCCGCCGGAAAGATCGACAAGCACCTTTACCACGAGCTCTACCTCCTGTCCAAGGGTAACACCTTCAAGCACAAGCGTGCTCTCGTTGAACAC ATCCACAAGGCCAAGGCTGAGAAGGCCCGTGAGAGGGCTATCCAGGAAGAGATGGACGCCAAGCGTGCGAAGACCAAGGCGGCGAGGGAGAGGAGGCAGGAGCGTGTCCAGCAGAAGCGTCAAGCTCAGCTGGGCGACGAGGAGTAA